From Trichoderma atroviride chromosome 1, complete sequence, one genomic window encodes:
- a CDS encoding uncharacterized protein (EggNog:ENOG41) — MPKPPALSPDDVVIAVMGVTGAGKSTFISLFAKDAQVGHGLQSCTANVSIHAATVNGQKCYLVDTPGFDDTNRPDSEILREVANWLNISHEAKIKLAGIIYLHRISDNRLGGAAMKNLRMFKRLCGRDSLACVVLATTMWNKADLLVDEQREKELLNRPDFWADMVKQGSQVFRHDNGRESATTIMKYIFGKRHRVTLDIQKEMASGKTLDETGAGREVQTDMTVLTTKHEQEMKTLRQELQEAKDMHDSSAIAEINQLRTELADKIRSDEEARKTMQVNMETLRAEREQELKRQRDEAHKRELDHQKEMADAKMKLLAAKHESEAEAQKLQMKIHMAQMEAEAAKRDRERAERERDSQGGCIVM; from the exons ATGCCAAAACCGCCAGCGCTATC GCCGGACGATGTTGTGATTGCCGTCATGGGAGTCACTGGCGCTGGAAAGAGCACCTTCATATCGCTCTTTGCCAAAGACGCCCAGGTCGGACACGGGCTCCAGTCCT GCACCGCCAATGTCAGCATCCACGCCGCCACCGTAAACGGTCAGAAGTGTTACTTGGTTGACACTCCTGGCTTCGATGATACCAACAGACCCGACTCAGAAATCCTCCGCGAAGTTGCCAACTGGCTAAACATTTCGCACGAAGCCAAAATTAAGCTGGCGGGCATTATTTATCTTCACCGGATTTCCGACAACCGTCTAGGCGGGGCGGCCATGAAGAACTTGCGCATGTTCAAAAGGCTCTGCGGAAGAGACAGTCTGGCTTGTGTTGTGCTGGCTACAACGATGTGGAACAAGGCAGATCTCTTGGTAGACGAGCAACGTGAGAAGGAGCTTCTGAACAGACCTGATTTCTGGGCCGACATGGTGAAGCAGGGAAGCCAAGTCTTCCGGCACGACAATGGCAGAGAATCCGCAACAACAATCATGAAGTACATCTTTGGGAAACGGCACCGCGTCACTCTGGACATCCAGAAGGAAATGGCCAGCGGCAAGACGCTGGATGAGACGGGCGCGGGCCGGGAAGTGCAGACAGACATGACGGTGCTGACAACAAAGCATGAACAAGAAATGAAGACTCTTCGCCAGGAACTGCAAGAGGCGAAAGACATGCATGACTCGAGCGCCATCGCAGAGATCAACCAGCTTCGCACCGAGCTGGCGGACAAGATCCGGAGTGACGAGGAGGCTCGGAAGACCATGCAGGTCAACATGGAGACACTGCGAGCGGAGCGGGAGCAGGAGCTGAAGCGACAGCGCGATGAGGCGCATAAGAGAGAGTTGGACCATCAGAAAGAGATGGCGGAtgccaagatgaagctgttggCAGCCAAGCATGAGAGCGAGGCAGAAGCCCAAAAACTGCAGATGAAGATCCACATGGCGCAGATGGAAGCCGAGGCTGCGAAACGGGATAGAGAACGGgcagagagggagagggactCGCAGGGGGGTTGTATAGTCATGTAG
- a CDS encoding uncharacterized protein (EggNog:ENOG41): protein MVMVLNAVELELSWRLSPCDRHFETFSDTETDTERPTRETTKAPYSKIGAGTCGIIFAQEEQPFVVKVAKTNGNALWNDFGMHASIADQFRIWNVVEVKIPACYYFVPKGHSYFDDNPSLAQAAGQVFNVPNSALVTERIFPLPLKTRNLLIDNFCSEQARNAARTDPANRNCLVRVYLGSMHGLVGRYFSLENFRLHLNQMDKLKLDAKAIAGRIATALAVMHWAAKTDARDVEFVLASSSHKISQGFTGLEMRSLKKPTYTGPRSNIHDDFFTRTTDLWVLDFNQVQPITMDANGVAKAVEAYKLNDPYFPRPLRESRIEKVVWNEFVEQYLGAAHTIIREEANTRLLPLPGKFISGLIALERYKQRRDQ, encoded by the exons ATGGTGAT GGTTCTCAACGCTgtcgagctggagctgagctggaggcTCTCACCTTGTGACCGGCACTTTGAGACATTCTCAGACACGGAGACAGACACGGAGCGCCCAACCAGAGAAACCACCAAGGCTCCTTACAGCAAGATTGGTGCCGGCACTTGCGGCATCATCTTTGCGCAAGAGGAACAGCCTTTTGTGGTCAAGGTGGCCAAAACAAACGGCAACGCATTGTGGAACGACTTTGGAATGCACGCTTCCATTGCCGACCAATTCCGCATTTGGAACGTCGTTGAAGTCAAGATCCCGGCCTGCTACTACTTTGTCCCAAAGGGGCATTCTTACTTTGACGACAACCCGTCGCTTGCACAAGCAGCCGGGCAAGTCTTCAATGTGCCCAATAGCGCCCTCGTCACCGAGCGGATCTTTCCACTGCCCCTAAAGACTCGAAACCTATTGATTGACAATTTCTGCTCAGAGCAGGCCAGAAACGCCGCCCGTACTGACCCGGCAAACAGAAACTGCCTGGTGCGAGTCTATCTCGGCTCAATGCACGGATTGGTAGGGCGCTACTTTTCCCTTGAAAACTTTAGGCTGCACTTGAATCAGAtggacaagctcaagctggACGCAAAAGCCATTGCGGGACGGATCGCTACTGCTCTTGCAGTCATGCATTGGGCGGCAAAGACGGATGCCCGGGATGTGGAATTTGTTTTGGCAAGTTCCTCGCACAAGATTTCACAAGGCTTCACCGGTCTGGAGATGCGATCTCTTAAGAAACCCACATACACTGGGCCGCGATCCAACATTCACGACGACTTCTTTACTCGAACTACCGACCTTTGGGTTTTGGATTTTAACCAGGTGCAGCCAATCACCATGGACGCAAATGGCGTTGCAAAGGCCGTTGAAGCCTACAAGCTCAACGATCCGTATTTCCCACGGCCACTGCGGGAATCGAGAATTGAAAAGGTTGTGTGGAATGAGTTTGTTGAGCAGTATCTTGGTGCGGCCCATACGATCATCAGAGAGGAGGCAAACACAAGACTGCTGCCACTTCCGGGCAAGTTTATTAGCGGGCTGATTGCGCTTGAGCGATACAAACAGCGGAGGGACCAGTGA
- a CDS encoding uncharacterized protein (EggNog:ENOG41), with the protein MSSADYQAMLAASSQKINLADPNSSSAPKRAPKGYEVSDQRVVQIYPLEEEHAASPSEKEKKSISLDVDIVFVPGLGADPIESWKSSNSDFNWMKDETGIQSQFPRARLLLYKYESAYVGGFKVKQDIENLANTLLVALSAKRETCKARPIVFIGHSMGGLVIAKAIILASIDIGTSRDIFNTTTGCIFFGTPFRGASIFSSITAYAAAAEKQDKGAIESTLLDLLQADNRELRQLRIEFTRLATTNNQTISCHCFWEQRESDITKLLKMINGLSDVQLQDFHLPEGKTTMFVKPESATLESCKTTGLQCDHRGLVKIDNLKEDGLWAQVKKPLREIVDGAQSAVKSRLNAVRNIDLPMLSAIMNVLEGGQIRRKEEVLLQSFVPSSWISSEDEYKSWLGGETLADEKSVDCLFIRGREGRGKTSATLAVLDGIRKVQYAKNNAGEDDMLAYFFCDTESDYSTAEDVLKSLIRQLLSQRETLAPHAAKFTKRQKTDDEATKQIEAKASVENLWQSLQGMLSDPLIGNKVYFVLNNLHTLPAESESTKKLMSYINTELGAGQSQRHVKTRWFLTSQSVEDFPNVSNDNQLVRVIDLGDPKHKSKVQSELERHAKKKVTALGEKKRYNKALSYFASSLIGRRAQNTQWIDILCIQLEELSTDSDLTVRDILESTPQDLKTLLSQAWKQIFQLNRDNAGKMKEILRTMVLTYEDPSEMELGVLAGFSSTDEQRAELHNIIGQCRPLLCTQPTDGANPTVSFINAVVKTHLFENAKALLGLSREGIKWQQGVLAHRCFSHIKEVFGYPQVELEVGSTATVMTKDDMEALRFNQEGQHALDRIEKSIAAAYAVKHWLHHASKATLDIADELSLEDFWKPGSLVRWRWLVGYCHLTTVLAGFRCKTFNALHVAASVGFSQLVAALIRNGYKQEITQRDELWNTPLHLAAWYGRVNTVHELLSSNAPVDDCIDVDHQTPLFMAAARGHISVMQKLLHQGANPNAMTTRDGPVLNAAIASGNISAVKLLVGYDKQKVSLTRVDESPDRIPRQLTVAAMIADDEMFEYLMNSFQGNIPEPDYLEAVFVSASLGKVVRFKLLLDHPIRRPVLHNNCQLILDGIGQISNYWDIFKILMNKCQGWGLNVDKVFFAAAACNQDQDEVVRMAWNYAGGAISRGALDGGLYHAADGEKESTVKLLLEYGADPNAVLYDPSGKMYEYGNALTASAFDGTETISRLLLAANANPNHTQGWALQIAAGQGHAHIVQLLLQCGANVNAISPFFPQGSAIQAACESGNLEIVQLLLRHGANPNYGSGIASPPIIAAAKRGQAEILDALVNAGALLNVFGGPDKSTPLINAAAYLPTTSLQTLLNRGANINLPDQDGNTALIISAARGDIVAVKFLLANGADLLHFNNNYVNALIAAYSNQQSECLTELIVACSSVLLCFKVLITANKVDLSALALLAAQGGKPR; encoded by the exons ATGTCGTCGGCCGATTATCAGGCCATGCTGGCGGCAAGCAGCCAAAAGATCAACTTGGCCGATCCAAATAGCAGCAGTGCGCCAAAGCGGGCCCCCAAAGGATACGAGGTATCCGACCAGAGAGTGGTACAGATTTACCCgctagaagaagagcatgcggcatctccatccgagaaagagaagaagagcatctcgTTGGATGTCGACATTGTATTTGTGCCGGGGCTGGGTGCAGATCCAATAGAGTCTTGGAAATCGAGCAATTCAGACTTTAACTGGATGAAGGACGAGACGGGAATCCAAAGCCAGTTTCCTCGAGCGCGCTTGCTGCTCTACAAATACGAGTCGGCGTATGTCGGGGGCTTCAAAGTCAAGCAAGACATCGAAAATCTTGCAAACACATTACTTGTAGCTTTGAGTGCCAAAAGAGAG ACTTGCAAAGCCCGACCCATTGTGTTTATTGGCCACAGCATGGGAGGCCTCGTGATTGCAAAAGCCATCATTCTCGCATCAATAGACATCGGAACGTCTAGAGACATATTCAACACCACGACTGGttgcatcttctttggcaCTCCATTCAGAGGCGCGTCGATATTCTCGTCAATCACTGCGTATGCGGCCGCAGCAGAAAAGCAGGACAAGGGCGCCATTGAGTCTACATTGCTGGACTTGCTCCAAGCCGACAATAGAGAGCTGCGCCAATTGAGAATCGAGTTTACGCGTCTGGCAACTACAAACAATCAGACAATCTCTTGCCATTGCTTCTGGGAGCAGCGCGAAAGTGATATTACAAAGCTGCTAAAGATGATCAACGGGCTCAGCGATGTACAGCTCCAAGATTTCCACCTCCCAGAGGGCAAAACCACCATGTTTGTGAAGCCGGAATCAGCGACGCTTGAGAGCTGCAAGACAACGGGACTGCAATGCGACCATCGAGGTCTCGTCAAGATTGACAACTTGAAGGAAGACGGGCTGTGGGCTCAAGTGAAGAAGCCGTTGAGAGAAATAGTGGATGGCGCTCAATCGGCAGTCAAGAGTCGTCTGAATGCAGTCAGAAACATCGACCTGCCAATGCTCAGCGCCATCATGAATGTTTTGGAAGGCGGACAAATCAGGAGAAAGGAGGAGGTTTTGTTGCAGTCATTTGTCCCATCGTCCTGGATCTCTTCAGAAGACGAGTATAAAAGCTGGCTTGGAGGCGAGACATTGGCTGATGAAAAATCGGTCGACTGTCTCTTCATACGTGGCCGAGAGGGCCGTGGAAAGACCAGCGCTACATTGGccgtccttgatggcatcaGAAAGGTACAGTACGCAAAGAATAATGCTGGCGAAGATGACATGCTCGCCTATTTCTTCTGCGATACAGAATCGGACTATTCGACTGCAGAAGATGTCCTCAAATCACTCATCAGGCAGCTGCTGAGCCAGAGGGAAACTTTGGCACCGCACGCTGCAAAGTTTACCAAGCGCCAAAAGACAGACGATGAAGCCACGAAGCAGATTGAAGCAAAAGCATCGGTGGAGAATCTATGGCAGTCACTTCAAGGCATGCTGTCAGATCCATTGATTGGCAACAAAGTCTACTTTGTCCTCAACAACCTGCATACCCTGCCAGCCGAGTCTGAGTCGACCAAGAAATTAATGAGCTACATCAATACCGAATTAGGCGCTGGACAATCTCAGCGACACGTCAAAACTAGATGGTTTCTAACAAGTCAAAGCGTTGAAGACTTTCCCAATGTCTCCAATGATAACCAACTTGTTCGAGTAATTGACCTCGGCGATCCCAAGCACAAGAGCAAAGTGCAGAGCGAGCTGGAGAGAcatgccaagaagaaggtgactgctcttggcgagaagaagagatacaACAAGGCGTTATCGTACTTTGCGAGCAGTCTCATCGGAAGACGAGCTCAAAACACCCAGTGGATCGACATTTTGTGTATCCAGCTCGAGGAGCTGTCGACAGATAGCGATCTTACTGTTCGTGACATTCTCGAAAGTACGCCCCAGGACCTCAAAACGCTTCTCAGCCAGGCCTGGAAACAGATATTCCAGCTCAATAGGGATAACGCAGGGAAAATGAAGGAAATTCTCCGCACAATGGTATTAACTTACGAAGACCCGAGTGAGATGGAGCTTGGAGTGCTTGCCGGATTCTCATCCACGGATGAACAAAGAGCAGAATTGCACAACATCATTGGGCAATGCAGACCGCTGCTCTGTACACAGCCAACTGACGGCGCCAATCCAACAGTAAGCTTCATCAATGCAGTCGTCAAGACGCATCTTTTTGAGAATGCAAAAGCACTTTTGGGGCTGTCGAGGGAAGGAATTAAGTGGCAGCAGGGCGTCTTGGCCCACCGCTGCTTCTCCCACATCAAAGAAGTCTTTGGCTATCCCCAAGTTGAGCTGGAAGTCGGCTCAACTGCCACTGTCATGACCAAAGATGACATGGAGGCACTGAGATTTAATCAGGAAGGTCAGCATGCTCTAGACAGGATTGAGAAGAGCATTGCGGCAGCATACGCTGTCAAGCACTGGCTACATCATGCCAGCAAGGCAACGCTCGACATTGCCGATGAGCTGAGCCTTGAAGATTTCTGGAAACCCGGCTCCCTCGTCAGGTGGCGCTGGTTGGTTGGATATTGCCACCTTACTACCGTCTTGGCCGGCTTCCGTTGCAAAACTTTCAACGCACTGCATGTGGCGGCTTCAGTTGGGTTTAGCCAGCTTGTTGCAGCCTTGATTCGCAATGGCTACAAGCAGGAGATTACACAGCGAGACGAGCTATGGAACACACCC TTGCATTTGGCGGCATGGTATGGTCGAGTAAACACAGTTCATGAGCTTCTTAGCAGTAACGCGCCCGTCGACGATTGCATTGATGTCGATCACCAGACGCCTCTCTTCATGGCGGCTGCTCGGGGACACATCAGTGTCATGCAAAAGCTGCTTCACCAAGGCGCCAATCCAAACGCCATGACTACCAGGGATGGCCCGGTTCTTAACGCGGCTATTGCATCGGGCAATATCTCTGCTGTCAAGCTGCTCGTTGGTTACGATAAACAAAAGGTATCCTTGACCAGGGTTGATGAGAGTCCCGATCGAATACCGAGACAGTTGACAGTGGCAGCCATGATTGCCGACGACGAAATGTTTGAGTATTTAATGAACAGCTTCCAGGGGAACATTCCAGAGCCCGACTATCTCGAGGCCGTTTTCGTTTCGGCAAGTCTTGGTAAAGTTGTGCGCTTCAAGTTGCTTCTGGATCATCCAATTCGGCGTCCCGTTCTACACAACAACTGCCAGCTGATCTTGGATGGCATTGGCCAAATCTCCAATTACTGGGACATTTTCAAAATCCTCATGAACAAGTGCCAAGGCTGGGGCCTCAATGTCGACAAAGTATTCTTCGCTGCTGCGGCATGCAACCAGGACCAAGACGAGGTGGTCAGAATGGCCTGGAACTATGCAGGCGGCGCAATCTCGAGAGGCGCCCTTGACGGAGGCCTCTACCACGCAGCCGATGGCGAAAAGGAATCCACTGTGAAGCTCTTGCTGGAATATGGAGCCGATCCAAATGCCGTGCTCTACGATCCCAGCGGCAAAATGTACGAGTACGGCAATGCCTTGACGGCCTCTGCCTTTGACGGCACAGAAACCATCTcgaggcttcttctcgccgccaaCGCAAACCCCAACCACACTCAAGGCTGGGCCCTTCAAATAGCCGCTGGCCAAGGCCATGCCCACATtgtgcagctgcttcttcaatgCGGCGCAaacgtcaacgccatcagccccttttttccccaggGCAGCGCCATCCAAGCTGCCTGTGAATCCGGCAATCTCGAAAtcgtgcagctgctgctccggcACGGCGCCAACCCAAACTATGGCTCTGGCATTGCCTCGCCTcccatcatcgccgctgcAAAACGCGGACAAGCAGAGATCCTGGACGCGCTGGTCAACGCCGGCGCCCTGCTCAACGTCTTTGGCGGCCCAGACAAGTCGACGCCGCTCATCAACGCCGCGGCATATCTTCCAACCACGTCGTTGCAGACGCTGCTCAACCGGGGCGCCAACATCAATCTCCCCGACCAGGATGGAAACACGGCGCTGATCATCTCCGCCGCTCGTGGCGACATTGTGGCCGTCAAGTTTCTGCTTGCAAACGGCGCCGATCTGCTGCACTTTAACAACAACTACGTCAACGCACTGATTGCGGCGTACTCGAACCAGCAGTCGGAGTGCCTGACAGAACTCATTGTGGCCTGTTCATCGGTGCTTTTGTGTTTCAAGGTTTTGATCACGGCTAACAAGGTGGATTTGTCGGCGCTGGCGCTGTTGGCTGCCCAAGGTGGAAAGCCCAGGTGA
- a CDS encoding uncharacterized protein (EggNog:ENOG41~TransMembrane:2 (i259-278o298-323i)) codes for MGKRHEMAVRTILEENEDSVIEIDSSKGLEPPFAEEEKILREEDLVLPGTYHHKRNVISINNDVASSVKGYMVCDLDVTRLNKIHKHLWLAGLPSASRALHNQVRVGREIIITESADLHIVWRDNVVTLKPLPDYLLSYATWINTLCKDEDLYRSARGFLYSYTWLISSKSDLRIAHAKGLISEDIKWEHWAPFSAAVVSRIQGDPSSINQRYIYGELRLKRLNLIYRFSNASNFKTMIRGYEYGYHQYSTYFERNFKWVLTAIIYITVVLTAMQVGLATTQLNTSAMFNRVSYGFTLFSILAPLITLVIGAIIMLILAVFNVRHALGEKARSHQ; via the exons ATGGGAAAACGCCATGAAATGGCGGTTAGAACAATAC TAGAAGAAAACGAAGATTCTGTTATAGAGATTGACAGTTCAAAGGGGCTTG AACCTCCATTTgccgaggaagagaaaatcttgagagaagaagacctCGTGCTTCCCGGTACATACCACCACAAAAGGAATGTCATAAGCATCAACAATGATGTCGCTTCCTCAGTCAAGGGCTACATGGTATGCGATCTTGATGTTACGCGCTTGAACAAAATCCACAAGCATCTCTGGTTAGCCGGACTGCCATCAGCTTCTCGAGCATTACACAACCAAGTCAGAGTCGGGCGtgaaatcatcatcactgaGAGCGCGGATCTTCACATCGTTTGGCGCGACAACGTCGTGACCTTGAAACCACTGCCTGACTACTTGCTCAGCTATGCGACCTGGATCAACACACTGTGCAAGGATGAGGACCTCTATCGGAGTGCGAGAGGGTTCCTCTATTCTTACACTTGGCTCATAAGCAGCAAAAGCGATCTGCGGATTGCACATGCAAAAGGTCTAATATCGGAAGACATCAAGTGGGAACATTGGGCTCCATTTTCTGCAGCTGTGGTTTCGCGCATCCAAGGAGATCCgagcagcatcaaccagaGATACATTTACGGCGAACTACGTCTCAAACGGCTGAATCTCATCTACAGGTTTAGCAACGCATCAAACTTCAAGACAATGATCCGAGGATACGAGTACGGCTATCATCAGTACTCGACTTACTTTGAGAGAAACTTTAAATGGGTGCTGACGGCCATCATCTACATCACCGTGGTGTTGACGGCAATGCAAGTGGGACTGGCCACGACACAATTGAACACAAGCGCAATGTTCAACCGCGTTTCATATGGATTCACGCTGTTTTCCATTCTGGCTCCGTTGATTACGCTGGTCATTGGAGCAATTATCATGTTGATATTGGCGGTGTTTAACGTTCGGCACGCGCTGGGAGAAAAGGCCAGGTCACACCAGTAG
- a CDS encoding uncharacterized protein (EggNog:ENOG41): METLRRIFYYLTNLEWTERKQHVCIFCDRKNFAKIVYEDEKLIVISNRRLAGQIHWLILPKEHAVRDIENLDSSHLQLLQSMDEVKRRLVQEHCPDIPPSWIHSGYHRGRRPLIGSIYYPDIVSIHHLHLHVIVKPKRMLLWFKYPPWLRLMWKSDDRVLREVEMLSSKQI; this comes from the exons ATGGAGACGCTCAGGCGGATTTTCTACTACCTCACCAATCTCGAATGGACGGAGCGGAAACAGCACGTCTGCATATTCTGCGACCGCAAGAATTTCGCCAAGATAGTTTACGAG GATGAAAaactcatcgtcatcagcaaTCGACGCCTGGCAGGGCAGATACACTGGCTCATTCTGCCCAAGGAGCACGCCGTGAGAGATATTGAGAATCTCGACTCTTCACATCTACAACTCT TGCAATCCATGGATGAAGTGAAACGCCGCCTGGTTCAGGAGCACTGTCCCGATATACCCCCATCTTGGATACACTCTGGCTACCATCGAGGTCGACGGCCACTGATAGGCAGCATCTACTATCCCGACATTGTTTCGATTCACCATTTGCATCTCCACGTCATAGTGAAACCCAAGCGAATGCTTCTCTGGTTCAAGTACCCGCCTTGGCTGCGTCTCATGTGGAAGTCGGACGACAGAGTGCTTCGCGAGGTTGAGATGCTATCGTCAAAGCAGATATAG
- a CDS encoding uncharacterized protein (EggNog:ENOG41), with product MATSKPKWATVKTTLPARPLPLNATRSPITTDRLLIRPLVPEDARSLHILRTQPEVMANSPQGRPDKDLQETRQRLSPFLPPNDEKTFNCAICLKETGEMIGIGGCHQLVSMFGWPAIGYMIRTEFWGQGVATEFVKAWLESWCKLPRAEAELEVDRRTLLPEEGEESSPEQVTAFTLLDNIGSQRVLEKAGFERFLAWEEADLRNPEVQVTLIGYRHVLDHLRN from the coding sequence ATGGCAACCTCTAAGCCGAAATGGGCCACGGTCAAGACAACCTTGCCTGCGCGCCCGCTGCCACTCAACGCCACTCGATCGCCAATCACGACAGACCGCTTACTGATCCGGCCTCTTGTTCCAGAAGATGCCCGCAGCCTGCATATCTTGCGGACCCAGCCCGAGGTCATGGCCAACAGTCCCCAAGGCAGGCCCGACAAGGACCTGCAAGAGACGCGGCAGCGACTCAGCCCGTTTCTGCCTCCCAACGACGAGAAGACGTTCAACTGTGCCATCTGCCTCAAGGAAACGGGAGAGATGATTGGCATTGGCGGCTGCCACCAGCTCGTCTCCATGTTTGGCTGGCCCGCCATCGGATACATGATCCGGACCGAGTTTTGGGGCCAGGGCGTCGCCACCGAATTCGTCAAGGCATGGCTGGAGTCGTGGTGCAAGTTGCCCCgcgcagaggcagagcttGAAGTCGACCGGCGGACTCTTTTGCctgaagagggcgaggaatCGTCGCCGGAGCAGGTGACTGCGTTTACGCTCTTGGACAATATCGGTAGCCAGAGGGTGCTTGAGAAGGCTGGCTTTGAGCGGTTTCTGGCTTGGGAGGAGGCTGATTTGAGGAATCCGGAGGTGCAGGTGACGCTGATTGGATATCGGCATGTGCTGGACCATTTACGGAATTGA